The Thermacetogenium phaeum DSM 12270 genome segment ACCCGTTGTGCTCCCAGTGGAGGATCTTCAGTTTGTCCCTCTTACGGTTGCAGAAGACAAAGAGGCAAGAAGAAAAAGGGTCTAATTCGAAGCCTTCCTTGACCAGTACCGCCAGGCCGTCAATAGATTTGCGCAGGTCTGTTGCTCCGCAGGCGAGGTAAACCCGGTCGATACCAGCTTCGTTTAGCATAACGCCATCAGCACCTGAACTACCTTGGTGAGTAAGGCCGGGTCAAAGCCGGGTCTTACCTCGATGCTGGCCGGTCCTATTTTGACCAGTAGGGCCTGTTCTAGGGAATCTTCCTCGCTTATTTCTACCGACAGCCACCGGTTGGAAATCTCCGGAGGAGCCGGGGTCTGGTTCTTAAACTTCCGCAGCCAGTACCATAACTGCCTGGGGTTAATGCCTTCGT includes the following:
- the tnpA gene encoding IS66 family insertion sequence element accessory protein TnpA; protein product: MTRAELQKLWEARIAEYRESGQSVKEWCASHEGINPRQLWYWLRKFKNQTPAPPEISNRWLSVEISEEDSLEQALLVKIGPASIEVRPGFDPALLTKVVQVLMALC
- the tnpB gene encoding IS66 family insertion sequence element accessory protein TnpB (TnpB, as the term is used for proteins encoded by IS66 family insertion elements, is considered an accessory protein, since TnpC, encoded by a neighboring gene, is a DDE family transposase.) produces the protein MLNEAGIDRVYLACGATDLRKSIDGLAVLVKEGFELDPFSSCLFVFCNRKRDKLKILHWEHNGFWLYYRRLEKGKFIWPQDTTSSTITISRRELRWLLDGLPLKQPKAHPEVKARTIL